The Verrucomicrobiota bacterium genome has a window encoding:
- a CDS encoding ribbon-helix-helix protein, CopG family: MKTLTVRLPEKLVAEIEAESQLRRVSKSGVIRDRLQNGPTGVNRKTSSTLDLISDLIGSVEGLPPDLSARKKKYLKVSG, encoded by the coding sequence ATGAAAACACTCACCGTGCGCCTGCCAGAGAAGCTTGTGGCCGAGATCGAAGCCGAATCACAATTGCGCCGCGTCTCGAAGTCCGGCGTGATTCGAGATCGCCTGCAAAACGGGCCAACGGGGGTCAATCGCAAGACGTCGAGTACGTTGGACCTTATTTCGGACCTGATCGGCTCGGTCGAAGGGCTCCCGCCGGACTTGAGCGCGCGAAAGAAGAAATATTTGAAAGTTTCAGGTTAA